DNA from Mycobacterium sp. SMC-8:
TTCCAAAAGGCTTCGCCCAGCATCTCACCGGTCTCCTTCGGGCCGCCGAGGCGGCACGGTCAACGTGAACGGTTGCAGCCCAACGGCTTCGGCAGGCGGCCCGGCTTGCGTGAGATGCCGCGCGCGTTGCACATCGCGGTCGGTGGCCGCCGGCAACGTCTGGCACACCGCGGCGACGGTGTGCGCGTACGGCGAATCCATGTCCGTCAATGCCGTGCACAGCACGTCGATCGGCACCCGGTGCTCGGTGAGCAATCGCCGCCCGGCGTCGGGGTCGACGGTGGCGGCGAACTCCAGCGCCACCGGCAGATAATCCGGTGCCTCATCGCGAGGCGGATCAACACCGGCGGCACGGTAAGCCGCTGCGAACGCCAGCATTTCGCTGCCGCGGTTGCGGGTGTCACCGGCGGTCCAGTACGTCAGGTACATCGTCGTACGGCGCCGTAGGTCGAAGGTTTCGACGTAGTCGGCGGCCGCGCGCAGCGGATCGGATGCCCGCAGCGTCGCCGCGGTCAGGGCCAGCAGTTCGCCCGCCCCGCCGGTGACCTGATTCAGGAGGCGCTCCACGGTGTCGAGTCGCTCGGCGCACCGATCGTCGGGGTAGGCCAGCAGCAGTGAGGCCGACTGCCATATCAATCGGTCCTGCAGCGTCTGCTTCGGGGCGCGGGTCAGCAGCTTCATCAGCGTGGCGCCTTCCCGTTGCCGTGCCCGCCGGGGAATATGCCGTCGGGTACACCGCGGCCGTCCCAGTTGAGCAGGTTCACTCGCGACGGGTGCTCGGCGTTGGCGGCCATCCCCTCGTCGGTCTGCCGTTGCCGCAGCGCATGGAACGTCTCCACCGCCACCGGCACCGGGCCGCCGCTGGCCTCACCGAACGGACCGGACTCGTACATGCCCGGCCCGCCGTCGAACGACAATGAGCAGGCGGATTCTTCGAGCTGCTTGCCTTCAGCGGCGTACGCGGTGGGAATCACGTACCGCTCTTCATATTTCGCCAGCGCCAACAAACGGTACATCTGATACATCTGCTCTTCGGTCATCCCGACCGCCTGCGGAATATGCGGCTGTGTTTCGCGGCCAAGATTGATATCGCGCATGTAGGACCGCATCGCGGCCAGCCGGCGCAACACCCCCTCCACCACCGTGGTGTCGCCGGCGGTGAACAACTCGGCCAGATACTGGATGGGAATGCGCAGCGCCTCCAGCGCTCCGAACAGGTTGCCGAGCTCCTCCCCGTCGTGACCGTCACGGCTGACGGCGTCGACCACCGGCGACAGCGGAGGGATGTACCACACCATCGGAACGGTCCGGAATTCCGGATGCAGCGGCAGCGCGACCTTGTAGGTGTTGATCAACGCGTACACGGGCGAGCGCTGCGCGGCCTCGATCCACTCATCGGAGATGCCCTCCGCGCGCGCCCCGGCGATGACCTCCGGATCGGTCGGGTCGAGCAGGATCTGCCGGTGCGCCTCATACAGATCCTTCTCGTCTACCACTGACGCGGCTTCGGTCACCCGGTCCACGTCGTAGAGCACCAGCCCCAGGTAGCGCAGCCGGCCCACGCACGTCTCGGAGCACACGGTGGGCAGGCCGACCTCGAGCCGCGGGTAGCACAGCGTGCACTTCTCGGCCTTGCCGGTCTTGTGGTTGAAATACACCTTCTTGTAGGGACATCCAGACACGCACATGCGCCAGCCGCGGCAGCGGTCCTGATCGACGAGCACTATGCCGTCCTCGGTGCGCTTGTACATCGCCCCGGACGGGCACGACGCCACGCACGACGGGTTCAGGCAGTGCTCGCAGATCCGCGGCAGGTAGAACATGAAGGTCTGTTCGAGCTCGAGGCGGACCTGTTCGCTGACTTTCTTCAGGATCGGGTCGCCGGGCACTATCTCGGGCGAGCCGGCCAGGTTGTCGTCCCAGTTCGCCGACCACGACACCTTCATCGGCTTGCCGCTGATCAGGCTGCGCGGCGGCGCGACGGGCATCTGTTCACCGAGCGGCGCGTTGATGAGGTTCTCGTAGTCGTAGGTCCACGGCTCGTAGTAGTCGTCGATACTGGGCAGCTTCGGGTTGGAGAAGATCCGCAGCAGCTTGTGCAGCCGGCCGCCGTCGCGCAGCCGCAGCCGCCCCTTTCGATCGCGTATCCAGCCGCCGCGCCAGCGCTCCTGATCTTCGTAGGTGCGCGGATAGCCTTGGCCGGGGCGGGTTTCGACGTTGTTGAACCACACGTACTCGGTGCCGGCCCGGTTGGTCCAGGCCTGCTTGCAGGTCACCGAGCAGGTGTGGCAGCCGATGCACTTGTCGAGGTTCATCACCATCGCCATCTGTGCCATGACCTTCATCGTCTGCCTCGCTCATTCTTCACTCGGCGCATCAGTACTCAACCTTCTGGCTGCGACGGCGAACCACCGTCACCTCGTCGCGTTGGTTTCCGGTCGGGCCGAGATAGTTGAACGCGAATGTGTTCTGTGCGTAGCCACCGGCCAGGTGGCTGGGCTTGATCAGCAGCCTGGTCAGCGAATTATGGATGCCGCCGCGGTTTCCGGTCGTCTCCGACAGCGGCACGTCGATGGTGCGTTCCTGGGCGTGGTAGACGAAGACCACACCCTCGGGCATCCGGTGCGACACGATCGCGCGGCAGACCACCACGCCGTTGCGGTTGACCGCCTCGATCCAATCGTTGTCGCGCACTTCGATCTTGGCGGCGTCCGCCGGGCTCATCCACATCGTCGGGCCGCCGCGCGACAGCGACAGCATCAACAGGTTGTCCTGATACTCCGAGTGGATCGACCATTTCGAGTGCGGGGTCAGGTACCGCACGGTTAGCCCGATTCCGTCCTTCTGGTCACCGACCTCCGGCTCGCCGAACAACCGCGACATGTCCAACGGCGGCCGGTAAGTGGGCATCTGCTCCCCGAGTTCTTCGAGCCAGTCGTGGTCGACGTAGAAGTGCATCCGGCCGGTAAGCGTATGGAAAGGCTTGAGCTCCTCGATGTTCACGGTGAACGGCGCGTACCGGCGTCCACCGGTTTCGCTGCCCGACCACTCCGGGCTGGTGATCACCGGCACCGGGCGGGCCTGGGTGTCGGCGTAGGTGATGCGGCGTTCCTCGCTGCCCTCGGCCAGATGCACCAGGGGCCGCCCGGTGCGCTTCTCCAGTTCCCGGAAACCCTCGACGGCCAGACGACCGTTCGACGTGCCCGACAGTGCCAGGATCACGTCGGCCATCCGCTCGGCCGAGGTGATCGCCGGGCGGCCCTGTGCCGGGCCGGAATCCATCACGCCGAACTTGGCGGCCAGCTCCTCGACTTCCTGGGCCGGGTGGGTGGTGATGCCCTTGGTGGTGACACCCAGATTGTCGACCAGCGGCCCCAGCGTCGACCACTTCTCGGCGATGGCGGTGTAGTCGCGCTCCACCACCGCCAGCGGACCCATCGTCTTGCCCGGCTCCGGCACCTCTCCAGCGATCCGCCAATCATGTTGAGTACCCGAGGGGTACGCCATGGCGCCCGGGGTGTCGTGCTGGAGGGCACCGAGTACGACATCGGTGCGGGTGCCCAGGTGTTTGATGGCCAGCGTGCTGAACGCGCGGGCGATGGCGCCGAACGCCTCGTAATCCGAGCGGGTTTCCCACGGCGGGTCGATAGCGGGGCTGAACGCGTGGACGAAGGGATGCATGTCGGTGCTCGACAGGTCGGCCTTCTCGTACCAGGTGGCCGCGGGTAGCACCACATCCGAGAGCAATGTCGTGGACGTCATTCGGAAGTCGATCGACATCAACAAGTCGAGCTTGCCCTCCGGGACGTCGTCGGGCCACGTCACATCGTTGGGCCGCAGCGCCTCCGGGGTGAGCCCCGCCTGCACGTTCGAGGTGGTGCCCAGCAGATGGCGCAGGAAGTATTCGTTGCCCTTGCTCGACGAGCCGAGCAGATTCGCCCGCCACACGTTGAGCACCCGCGGCCAGTTCGCCGGATCGTCGGGATCGGTGACGGCGAGCTTGAGTTTCCCTGATGCCAACTGCTCGGCGACATACTCGGGGATCTCCCTGCCGGCGTTGCGCGCCTCGTCGGCGACGTCCAGGCTGGATCGGTCGAATTGCGGATAGAACGGCGTCCAGCCCATCGCCACCGCGGAGGCCAGCACATCCATGGTGTGTTTCCCGGTAAACCGGCCGCGGCCCAGTGGGCTGGCCAACGCGTCGGCGCGGTAGCCGTCGTAGCGCCACTGGTCGGTGTGGGCATACCAATAGGACGTGCCGGCCATCTGTCGCGGCGGCCGGGACCAGTCGGTGGCCATCGCCATGGTGGCCCACCCGGTGACTGGCCGGCATTTCTCCTGGCCGACGTAGTGTGCCCAGCCGCCGCCGTTGCGGCCCATCGACCCGGTCAGTAGCAGCAGCGCCAGCACGGCGCGGTAGGTGGCGTCGCCGTGGAACCATTGGCAGATCCCGGCGCCCATGATGATCATCGACCGGCCGCCGGATTCCTCGGCGTTGCGGGCGAACTCGTTGGCGATCCGGATCGCCTGCGCCGCAGACACTCCGGTGATCGGCTCCTGCCAGGCCGGGGTATACGGCTGACTGGCGTCGTCGTATCCGGTGGGCCAGTCGCCGGGCAGCCCGGGCCGGGCCACCCCGTATTGGGCCAGCATCAGGTCGAAAACGGTGCAGACCAGGTGCTCGCCCACCCGCCGCACGGGCACCCCTCGGGCGAGAGACTCGCCATGCCCGTCGACGGTGTCGAAGCGCGGCAGCTGGATCAGCGCGGTCTCGCCGTGTTCGCCATGCCGCGGTGCGACCGTGAGCGCCGGCGCCACGTCGCCGAGGTCCAGGTTCCACTTGCCGACGCCCTCGTCGCCGTAACGGAATCCCAGCGACCCGTGTGGCACGGCGACGCTGTCGGTGGCCCCGTCGAGCAGCACCGGCTTGAACGCGGCATTCTCGACCTCATGCCTGAGATCGGCTGCCGTGAGGTTCTTGCCCGGCACCAGGGCGCCGTCACGTTCCTCGAGCTTGACCAGGAACGGCAGGTCGGTGAAGCGGCGCACGTAATCGACGAAGAACGGGACACGCTGCTGCACCAAGCATTCCGAGAGGATCACGTGACCCATGGCCATCGCCAGCGCGCCGTCAGTGCCCGCCGCGCAGGGCATCCACTCGTCGGCGAACTTGGTGTTGTCGGCGTAGTCCGGACTGACGCTGACGACCTTGGTGCCCCGGTAGCGCACCTCGGCCATCCAGTGCGCATCCGGAGTGCGGGTCACCGGAACGTTGGAGCCCCACATCATCAGATACGACGCGTCCCACCAATCCCCGGACTCCGGCACATCGGTCTGATCACCGAACACCTGAGGCGAGGCCACGGGTAGGTCGGCATACCAGTCGTAGAACGACGTCATCGCGCCGCCGAGCAGTTCGACGAAGCGGGATCCGGCGGCGTGGCTGACCATCGACATTGCCGGGATCGGCGAGAAGCCGGCGACACGGTCCGGCCCATAGGTCCTGATGGTGTGAACGTGGGCGGCGGCGATCATCTCCGTCGCCTCGGACCACGTCACCCGCACCAGCCCGCCTTTGCCGCGGGCCCGCTGGTACCGGCGGCGGCGCTCGGGATCGGCCTGGATGTCGGCCCACGCCAACACCGGATCGCCCAGGCGCGCCTTGGCCTCCCGGTACATCTCGACCAGAACGCCGCGCGCGTACGGATATCGCACCCTCGTGGGCGAATAGGTGTACCAGGAAAACGCCGCGCCGCGCGGGCAGCCACGGGGCTCGTACTCTGGCCGGTCCGGGCCGACCGAGGGATAATCGGTCTCCTGGGTCTCCCAGGTGATGATGCCGTCCTTGACGTAGACCTTCCACGAGCACGACCCGGTGCAATTGACCCCATGGGTGGAGCGCACCACCTTGTCGTGGCTCCAGCGGTCGCGGTAGTACACGTCGCCCTGCCGGCCGCCGCGGCGGGTGACGGTCCGCAGATCGGCGGAGAACTCGCCGGGGGTGAAGAACCGCCCGCTACGTTCGAGCAGTTCCTCGA
Protein-coding regions in this window:
- the narJ gene encoding nitrate reductase molybdenum cofactor assembly chaperone, translated to MKLLTRAPKQTLQDRLIWQSASLLLAYPDDRCAERLDTVERLLNQVTGGAGELLALTAATLRASDPLRAAADYVETFDLRRRTTMYLTYWTAGDTRNRGSEMLAFAAAYRAAGVDPPRDEAPDYLPVALEFAATVDPDAGRRLLTEHRVPIDVLCTALTDMDSPYAHTVAAVCQTLPAATDRDVQRARHLTQAGPPAEAVGLQPFTLTVPPRRPEGDR
- the narH gene encoding nitrate reductase subunit beta encodes the protein MKVMAQMAMVMNLDKCIGCHTCSVTCKQAWTNRAGTEYVWFNNVETRPGQGYPRTYEDQERWRGGWIRDRKGRLRLRDGGRLHKLLRIFSNPKLPSIDDYYEPWTYDYENLINAPLGEQMPVAPPRSLISGKPMKVSWSANWDDNLAGSPEIVPGDPILKKVSEQVRLELEQTFMFYLPRICEHCLNPSCVASCPSGAMYKRTEDGIVLVDQDRCRGWRMCVSGCPYKKVYFNHKTGKAEKCTLCYPRLEVGLPTVCSETCVGRLRYLGLVLYDVDRVTEAASVVDEKDLYEAHRQILLDPTDPEVIAGARAEGISDEWIEAAQRSPVYALINTYKVALPLHPEFRTVPMVWYIPPLSPVVDAVSRDGHDGEELGNLFGALEALRIPIQYLAELFTAGDTTVVEGVLRRLAAMRSYMRDINLGRETQPHIPQAVGMTEEQMYQMYRLLALAKYEERYVIPTAYAAEGKQLEESACSLSFDGGPGMYESGPFGEASGGPVPVAVETFHALRQRQTDEGMAANAEHPSRVNLLNWDGRGVPDGIFPGGHGNGKAPR
- a CDS encoding nitrate reductase subunit alpha, whose protein sequence is MTRTPRTGGPIEELLERSGRFFTPGEFSADLRTVTRRGGRQGDVYYRDRWSHDKVVRSTHGVNCTGSCSWKVYVKDGIITWETQETDYPSVGPDRPEYEPRGCPRGAAFSWYTYSPTRVRYPYARGVLVEMYREAKARLGDPVLAWADIQADPERRRRYQRARGKGGLVRVTWSEATEMIAAAHVHTIRTYGPDRVAGFSPIPAMSMVSHAAGSRFVELLGGAMTSFYDWYADLPVASPQVFGDQTDVPESGDWWDASYLMMWGSNVPVTRTPDAHWMAEVRYRGTKVVSVSPDYADNTKFADEWMPCAAGTDGALAMAMGHVILSECLVQQRVPFFVDYVRRFTDLPFLVKLEERDGALVPGKNLTAADLRHEVENAAFKPVLLDGATDSVAVPHGSLGFRYGDEGVGKWNLDLGDVAPALTVAPRHGEHGETALIQLPRFDTVDGHGESLARGVPVRRVGEHLVCTVFDLMLAQYGVARPGLPGDWPTGYDDASQPYTPAWQEPITGVSAAQAIRIANEFARNAEESGGRSMIIMGAGICQWFHGDATYRAVLALLLLTGSMGRNGGGWAHYVGQEKCRPVTGWATMAMATDWSRPPRQMAGTSYWYAHTDQWRYDGYRADALASPLGRGRFTGKHTMDVLASAVAMGWTPFYPQFDRSSLDVADEARNAGREIPEYVAEQLASGKLKLAVTDPDDPANWPRVLNVWRANLLGSSSKGNEYFLRHLLGTTSNVQAGLTPEALRPNDVTWPDDVPEGKLDLLMSIDFRMTSTTLLSDVVLPAATWYEKADLSSTDMHPFVHAFSPAIDPPWETRSDYEAFGAIARAFSTLAIKHLGTRTDVVLGALQHDTPGAMAYPSGTQHDWRIAGEVPEPGKTMGPLAVVERDYTAIAEKWSTLGPLVDNLGVTTKGITTHPAQEVEELAAKFGVMDSGPAQGRPAITSAERMADVILALSGTSNGRLAVEGFRELEKRTGRPLVHLAEGSEERRITYADTQARPVPVITSPEWSGSETGGRRYAPFTVNIEELKPFHTLTGRMHFYVDHDWLEELGEQMPTYRPPLDMSRLFGEPEVGDQKDGIGLTVRYLTPHSKWSIHSEYQDNLLMLSLSRGGPTMWMSPADAAKIEVRDNDWIEAVNRNGVVVCRAIVSHRMPEGVVFVYHAQERTIDVPLSETTGNRGGIHNSLTRLLIKPSHLAGGYAQNTFAFNYLGPTGNQRDEVTVVRRRSQKVEY